The following are encoded together in the Pygocentrus nattereri isolate fPygNat1 chromosome 15, fPygNat1.pri, whole genome shotgun sequence genome:
- the e2f8 gene encoding transcription factor E2F8 isoform X1 has protein sequence MLSPRLYYAVKKRWKMSSALLDGQKLLRSPKRSTSANEKKKALFVEPQTPVKPSGKSAAPLETQKSMGPLTTPTKGPDAPAGEPWTPTSNLKMLISAASPEIRNREKERSTDGAKAEEAECSSQEPEGGEESEKLQLSRKEKSLGLLCHKFLARYPDYPNPAVNNDICLDDVAAELNVERRRIYDIMNVLESLHMVSRLAKNRYTWHGRAKLAETLAALHRAGEENRYSQQMQQLRQKNLEQEFELDGEEKENEEDGDGQKELSFSETSGDTKTGSSRKDKSLRVMSQKFVMLFLVSCPRVVSLEVAAKILIGEDQVVDQDKSKFKTKIRRLYDIANVLSSLELIKKVHVTEDRGRKPAFKWTGPEDLPLPQDVEVAKATPASLLSRPLESRASLDNCTKNLFCSPGGGKRGFTRHHSLVKLAKSIQDDRRKINSAPASPIKMTSETVSGGLAHLAAICKMQLDEETVGVHRQPDPEDATEVYEETSLPCAASSEAESASACSKGVHFPVVPTGAVSYLPSHCSSLIPVLLPQPQVGRSYALYVHHASVRPHPSTRPPPTSLAVRSMTFESPGGPNTKASPVAMAAAGQTAQALGHDPASPSLKRACAEMGLEGSPSKVKRAEVNSKSSSPKLGEILQARLKARRGALKSNRPSSRALHLDPEFTKPPEPRSAPLEHSLENFLEKEEKLQPESSETGLTPTQLAQTHLQTNIPAGQETQTGHVQAETLIPTGYLIPIPQQPLLSFKETQSSCEAPKASTPTYNIYHTPTAGSRPPPPQEFTPTSLHLPRVPPLSPFSPSPSPAILNFTLQNMGLITSPSTPAPSGMALEHPSPNIPPGMSPHGMIFVKPVSPAGALPHAALHGQPVTFISLQQPLLTTPKGGPAVQHSFFHTPVSSLPTMTTPTAPKSIYIPQRKLDVSSEDS, from the exons ATGCTTTCGCCCAGACTGTATTACGCTGTGAAGAAAAG gtggaagatGTCCAGTGCTTTATTGGATGGCCAAAAACTTCTGAGAAGCCCAAAGAGATCGACGTCAGCTAATGAGAAG AAGAAGGCTTTGTTTGTGGAGCCACAAACACCAGTGAAACCCTCAGGGAAATCCGCAGCACCTCTGGAAACGCAGAAAAGCATGGGACCCCTAACGACGCCCACTAAAGGCCCAGACGCTCCGGCGGGAGAGCCCTGGACGCCCACGTCCAACCTCAAGATGCTGATTAGTGCAGCCAGCCCTGAGATCCGCAACCGCGAGAAGGAGAGAAGCACAGACGGTGCAAAGGCGGAGGAGGCAGAGTGTTCTTCTCAG GAGCCTGAAGGAGGAGAGGAATCCGAGAAGCTGCAGCTTAGCCGGAAGGAAAAAAGCCTCGGTTTGCTTTGCCACAAGTTCCTGGCTCGATATCCTGACTATCCAAATCCAGCTGTGAACAATGACATTTGCCTGGACGACGTTGCCGCTGAACTAA ACGTGGAGCGCCGTCGTATCTACGACATCATGAACGTTCTGGAAAGCCTGCACATGGTCAGCCGGCTGGCCAAGAACAGGTACACGTGGCACGGGCGGGCAAAGCTGGCGGAGACGCTGGCGGCTCTGCACAGGGCTGGCGAGGAGAACCGGTACAGCCAGCAGATGCAGCAGCTCAGACAGAAGAATCTGGAGCAGGAGTTCGAGCTGGACGGCgaggagaaagagaacgagGAGGACGGAGACGGACAGAAAGAGCTGAGCTTCTCTGAAACCTCAGGGGACACTAAAACAG GCAGCAGCCGTAAGGATAAATCGCTGCGCGTGATGAGCCAGAAGTTTGTGATGCTGTTCCTGGTGTCTTGCCCTCGTGTGGTCAGTCTGGAGGTTGCAGCAAAAATCCTCATTGGAGAGGACCAGGTGGTGGACCAGGACAAGAGCAAATTCAAGA CCAAGATCCGTCGGCTATACGACATCGCAAACGTCCTGAGCAGCCTAGAGCTGATTAAGAAGGTGCACGTGACGGAGGATCGGGGGAGGAAACCGGCTTTTAAATGGACTGGACCGGAGGACCTGCCCTTACCCCAGG ATGTGGAGGTTGCTAAGGCAACGCCTGCCTCATTGCTTTCACGGCCGCTGGAGTCCCGCGCCTCGTTAGATAACTGCACCAAAAACCTCTTCTGCTCACCCGGAGGAGGCAAACGGGGCTTCACACGCCACCACTCACTCGTCAAACTGGCCAAGAGCATCCAGGACGACCGGCGGAAAATAAACTCCGCCCCAGCCAGTCCcatcaaaatgacca GTGAAACAGTAAGTGGAGGGCTGGCCCACCTTGCAGCGATCTGTAAAATGCAGCTGGACGAAGAGACTGT GGGTGTTCATAGGCAGCCAGACCCAGAAGATGCTACAGAAGTTTATGAAGAAACCTCACTGCCTTGCGCAGCCAGCTCTGAGGCAGAATCGGCATCCGCCTGCTCCAAAGGAGTGCATTTCCCTGTCGTGCCCACAGGGGCAGTTTCGTACCTCCCCTCTCACTGCTCCTCCCTCATACCGGTGCTGCTGCCTCAGCCCCAGGTGGGCCGGTCCTACGCCCTGTACGTCCATCACGCCTCGGTCAGGCCACACCCCTCAACCAGGCCACCGCCCACCAGCCTGGCCGTTCGCTCCATGACATTCGAAAGCCCCGGGGGACCCAACACCAAGGCGTCACCAGTTGCCATGGCAGCAGCAGGTCAGACAGCTCAGGCTCTTGGTCATGACCCTGCCAGTCCGTCTCTGAAACGAGCATGTGCAGAGATGGGTCTGGAAGGAAGTCCTTCCAAAGTCAAACGGGCCGAGGTGAACTCCAAG AGCAGTTCCCCAAAGCTGGGTGAAATCCTGCAGGCTCGTCTGAAGGCACGGCGAGGGGCACTGAAATCCAACCGGCCGTCCTCCAGAGCTCTGCACCTGGATCCTGAGTTCACTAAACCCCCGGAACCGCGCAGCGCCCCCCTGGAGCACAGCCTGGAGAACTTtctggagaaagaggagaaactgCAGCCCGAGAGCAGCGAGACGGGACTGACCCCAACACAGCTTGCGCAAACACACCTACAGACCAACATTCCGGCGGGACAGGAGACGCAGACCGGACACGTGCAGGCAGAG acTTTGATACCCACAGGTTATTTGATTCCGATCCCTCAGCAGCCCCTGCTCAGCTTTAAGGAAACCCAAAGCTCCTGTGAAGCTCCTAAAGCCTCCACGCCCACTTATAACATCTACCACACACCAACCGCAG GCTCCAGGCCGCCCCCTCCTCAGGAGTTCACACCCACCAGTCTCCACTTGCCCCGGGtgccccccctctcccccttctcccccAGCCCCAGCCCAGCCATTCTCAACTTCACTCTGCAGAACATGGGCCTGATCACCAGCCCATCCACACCCGCACCTAGTGGAATGGCCCTGGAACACCCCAGTCCCAACATCCCCCCAGGCATGTCCCCACACGGCATGATCTTCGTTAAACCGGTTTCTCCAGCAGGAGCACTGCCTCACGCAGCGTTACACGGCCAGCCCGTTACCTTCATCAGCCTGCAGCAG CCACTCCTGACCACACCCAAAGGTGGCCCTGCGGTCCAGCACAGTTTCTTTCACACCCCGGTCTCCTCCCTGCCCACCATGACCACTCCCACAGCCCCCAAAAGCATCTACATCCCACAGAGGAAGTTGGACGTCAGCTCGGAGGATTCATAG
- the e2f8 gene encoding transcription factor E2F8 isoform X2: MSSALLDGQKLLRSPKRSTSANEKKKALFVEPQTPVKPSGKSAAPLETQKSMGPLTTPTKGPDAPAGEPWTPTSNLKMLISAASPEIRNREKERSTDGAKAEEAECSSQEPEGGEESEKLQLSRKEKSLGLLCHKFLARYPDYPNPAVNNDICLDDVAAELNVERRRIYDIMNVLESLHMVSRLAKNRYTWHGRAKLAETLAALHRAGEENRYSQQMQQLRQKNLEQEFELDGEEKENEEDGDGQKELSFSETSGDTKTGSSRKDKSLRVMSQKFVMLFLVSCPRVVSLEVAAKILIGEDQVVDQDKSKFKTKIRRLYDIANVLSSLELIKKVHVTEDRGRKPAFKWTGPEDLPLPQDVEVAKATPASLLSRPLESRASLDNCTKNLFCSPGGGKRGFTRHHSLVKLAKSIQDDRRKINSAPASPIKMTSETVSGGLAHLAAICKMQLDEETVGVHRQPDPEDATEVYEETSLPCAASSEAESASACSKGVHFPVVPTGAVSYLPSHCSSLIPVLLPQPQVGRSYALYVHHASVRPHPSTRPPPTSLAVRSMTFESPGGPNTKASPVAMAAAGQTAQALGHDPASPSLKRACAEMGLEGSPSKVKRAEVNSKSSSPKLGEILQARLKARRGALKSNRPSSRALHLDPEFTKPPEPRSAPLEHSLENFLEKEEKLQPESSETGLTPTQLAQTHLQTNIPAGQETQTGHVQAETLIPTGYLIPIPQQPLLSFKETQSSCEAPKASTPTYNIYHTPTAGSRPPPPQEFTPTSLHLPRVPPLSPFSPSPSPAILNFTLQNMGLITSPSTPAPSGMALEHPSPNIPPGMSPHGMIFVKPVSPAGALPHAALHGQPVTFISLQQPLLTTPKGGPAVQHSFFHTPVSSLPTMTTPTAPKSIYIPQRKLDVSSEDS; the protein is encoded by the exons atGTCCAGTGCTTTATTGGATGGCCAAAAACTTCTGAGAAGCCCAAAGAGATCGACGTCAGCTAATGAGAAG AAGAAGGCTTTGTTTGTGGAGCCACAAACACCAGTGAAACCCTCAGGGAAATCCGCAGCACCTCTGGAAACGCAGAAAAGCATGGGACCCCTAACGACGCCCACTAAAGGCCCAGACGCTCCGGCGGGAGAGCCCTGGACGCCCACGTCCAACCTCAAGATGCTGATTAGTGCAGCCAGCCCTGAGATCCGCAACCGCGAGAAGGAGAGAAGCACAGACGGTGCAAAGGCGGAGGAGGCAGAGTGTTCTTCTCAG GAGCCTGAAGGAGGAGAGGAATCCGAGAAGCTGCAGCTTAGCCGGAAGGAAAAAAGCCTCGGTTTGCTTTGCCACAAGTTCCTGGCTCGATATCCTGACTATCCAAATCCAGCTGTGAACAATGACATTTGCCTGGACGACGTTGCCGCTGAACTAA ACGTGGAGCGCCGTCGTATCTACGACATCATGAACGTTCTGGAAAGCCTGCACATGGTCAGCCGGCTGGCCAAGAACAGGTACACGTGGCACGGGCGGGCAAAGCTGGCGGAGACGCTGGCGGCTCTGCACAGGGCTGGCGAGGAGAACCGGTACAGCCAGCAGATGCAGCAGCTCAGACAGAAGAATCTGGAGCAGGAGTTCGAGCTGGACGGCgaggagaaagagaacgagGAGGACGGAGACGGACAGAAAGAGCTGAGCTTCTCTGAAACCTCAGGGGACACTAAAACAG GCAGCAGCCGTAAGGATAAATCGCTGCGCGTGATGAGCCAGAAGTTTGTGATGCTGTTCCTGGTGTCTTGCCCTCGTGTGGTCAGTCTGGAGGTTGCAGCAAAAATCCTCATTGGAGAGGACCAGGTGGTGGACCAGGACAAGAGCAAATTCAAGA CCAAGATCCGTCGGCTATACGACATCGCAAACGTCCTGAGCAGCCTAGAGCTGATTAAGAAGGTGCACGTGACGGAGGATCGGGGGAGGAAACCGGCTTTTAAATGGACTGGACCGGAGGACCTGCCCTTACCCCAGG ATGTGGAGGTTGCTAAGGCAACGCCTGCCTCATTGCTTTCACGGCCGCTGGAGTCCCGCGCCTCGTTAGATAACTGCACCAAAAACCTCTTCTGCTCACCCGGAGGAGGCAAACGGGGCTTCACACGCCACCACTCACTCGTCAAACTGGCCAAGAGCATCCAGGACGACCGGCGGAAAATAAACTCCGCCCCAGCCAGTCCcatcaaaatgacca GTGAAACAGTAAGTGGAGGGCTGGCCCACCTTGCAGCGATCTGTAAAATGCAGCTGGACGAAGAGACTGT GGGTGTTCATAGGCAGCCAGACCCAGAAGATGCTACAGAAGTTTATGAAGAAACCTCACTGCCTTGCGCAGCCAGCTCTGAGGCAGAATCGGCATCCGCCTGCTCCAAAGGAGTGCATTTCCCTGTCGTGCCCACAGGGGCAGTTTCGTACCTCCCCTCTCACTGCTCCTCCCTCATACCGGTGCTGCTGCCTCAGCCCCAGGTGGGCCGGTCCTACGCCCTGTACGTCCATCACGCCTCGGTCAGGCCACACCCCTCAACCAGGCCACCGCCCACCAGCCTGGCCGTTCGCTCCATGACATTCGAAAGCCCCGGGGGACCCAACACCAAGGCGTCACCAGTTGCCATGGCAGCAGCAGGTCAGACAGCTCAGGCTCTTGGTCATGACCCTGCCAGTCCGTCTCTGAAACGAGCATGTGCAGAGATGGGTCTGGAAGGAAGTCCTTCCAAAGTCAAACGGGCCGAGGTGAACTCCAAG AGCAGTTCCCCAAAGCTGGGTGAAATCCTGCAGGCTCGTCTGAAGGCACGGCGAGGGGCACTGAAATCCAACCGGCCGTCCTCCAGAGCTCTGCACCTGGATCCTGAGTTCACTAAACCCCCGGAACCGCGCAGCGCCCCCCTGGAGCACAGCCTGGAGAACTTtctggagaaagaggagaaactgCAGCCCGAGAGCAGCGAGACGGGACTGACCCCAACACAGCTTGCGCAAACACACCTACAGACCAACATTCCGGCGGGACAGGAGACGCAGACCGGACACGTGCAGGCAGAG acTTTGATACCCACAGGTTATTTGATTCCGATCCCTCAGCAGCCCCTGCTCAGCTTTAAGGAAACCCAAAGCTCCTGTGAAGCTCCTAAAGCCTCCACGCCCACTTATAACATCTACCACACACCAACCGCAG GCTCCAGGCCGCCCCCTCCTCAGGAGTTCACACCCACCAGTCTCCACTTGCCCCGGGtgccccccctctcccccttctcccccAGCCCCAGCCCAGCCATTCTCAACTTCACTCTGCAGAACATGGGCCTGATCACCAGCCCATCCACACCCGCACCTAGTGGAATGGCCCTGGAACACCCCAGTCCCAACATCCCCCCAGGCATGTCCCCACACGGCATGATCTTCGTTAAACCGGTTTCTCCAGCAGGAGCACTGCCTCACGCAGCGTTACACGGCCAGCCCGTTACCTTCATCAGCCTGCAGCAG CCACTCCTGACCACACCCAAAGGTGGCCCTGCGGTCCAGCACAGTTTCTTTCACACCCCGGTCTCCTCCCTGCCCACCATGACCACTCCCACAGCCCCCAAAAGCATCTACATCCCACAGAGGAAGTTGGACGTCAGCTCGGAGGATTCATAG